The following are from one region of the Terriglobales bacterium genome:
- a CDS encoding helix-turn-helix transcriptional regulator has product MAIVVKLDDLLYARRMTLTELAETIDITLANLSILKTGKARAIRFSTLEAICAALSCQPGDLLEFRPDSA; this is encoded by the coding sequence ATGGCAATCGTCGTCAAGCTCGACGATCTGCTGTACGCGAGGCGGATGACCCTGACCGAGCTGGCCGAGACGATCGATATCACGCTCGCCAACCTCTCGATCCTCAAGACCGGCAAGGCGCGTGCGATCCGATTCTCGACGCTCGAGGCCATTTGCGCGGCCCTGTCTTGCCAGCCCGGGGATCTTCTGGAGTTTCGGCCCGACTCCGCATGA
- a CDS encoding helix-turn-helix transcriptional regulator codes for MPSQFGAYMRTLRKQRGLTLKQVEKAAQVSNAYVSQIERGIRKPPHPDILNRLAALYQVPVRELMVQAGYLPDEAEMEKKRRIERAYEHVLSDPNYRHGTRLKAAHLSLDAKRFIVEMYEKVTGRTLLESS; via the coding sequence ATGCCATCCCAGTTCGGCGCGTACATGCGAACGTTACGGAAGCAGAGGGGACTGACTCTGAAGCAGGTGGAGAAGGCTGCCCAGGTCTCCAACGCATACGTCTCTCAGATTGAACGGGGCATCAGGAAGCCTCCCCATCCCGATATCCTCAACCGGCTGGCCGCGCTCTACCAGGTGCCAGTGCGGGAGCTGATGGTACAGGCGGGGTATCTGCCCGATGAGGCGGAGATGGAGAAAAAGCGGCGCATCGAGCGGGCATACGAGCATGTCCTCTCCGATCCTAACTACCGCCACGGGACCCGGCTCAAGGCGGCCCACCTCTCCCTGGACGCCAAGCGCTTTATCGTCGAAATGTACGAGAAGGTGACCGGTAGAACGCTCCTGGAGAGCAGCTAA